GGCAAAAGCTCCGGCGCTGCTGCAAAAGCCAACGGTGTCGTGAAGAGAGATCGAGGTTGAAGACAATGGGCACGCAGTACTTGTAGCACGAATCTCAACGCGGGATCGTACGGTGGGGAGGAACTGACCTGGGGTGATAGTGAAACCGTAGATATATTTGTCTAGAATGAATAAAGTTAGCTAAGTCGTTAAAGTTAGCTAAATCGTAGATATATTGTTAGATATATTTGTCTAGAACGATATAAGTTCAAGTCAGAAAGGGTACGTATACAGTATACTCTCTGTTCTTATATTTTCACTGTCTATCACATGAGATGGCGTAGTTGTGAATCTTGTGATCACTTTTCCACTGCAGAAGTGAAATTGATGTTGCAAAATATTTGACAACTGTTGTAATTTGTGTTTGatgcccatatatatatatatatacacacacacacaaaccagGACTTCTCCTTGTGGCCGTCCAGTTTGTATTAATTCTTTGTATTCTTCTTTGaccctttttaatttttacttCCAGTTCCAGATATGATTCTATAGAAAGTTATATGCCAATATGCCATATTCGAAAAGATCAAACAAATTAATTCACAGAGAAACTAAAACCTTGcggttttttttagaaaaaagtaaATACTGCCCAGCTTTTTATAAAAAGCatacttaggccctgtttgattcagcttaggattattataatctagcttattaagagtaagctgaaacaaacaagtagattattatagcagattattataatctataagctagattattataatctaataagcTGCTCTAGAtgagcttttttcagattattgagtggctaaagacccactactcctacatacttgagaaaaattacccacctatgCCATAAACTGAACAGATTGCTGAGAGCATTatagaccggcggcggcgacaggcgcggtGAGTAGCttcggcggttagaccggttgATCCATAcaggtcagaccgacggcatccgagcggtcagaccggcaaggcaacttcggtcagaccgatctccgtcgatttgaagggtaacttttatttccgctaaaagttttcggtttttgggtataccaaccattcacccccctctggttggcttagttcttgtgattcgatcctacaaataTATTCGAAAAGATCAAACAAATTAATTCACAGGGAAACTAAAACCTTGTTGTTTTTCTCCAATTTTAAACCGATACAATATGTTTCCAGTGGTTCCCTAATTCCATGATTAGCCCTGAGATGAAAGTAAAACCACACGTAGAGGCACCATTAACGAATCACAGATAGATCGCCGGACTTGCAATTGCATGCATCAGCGTCACCTAACCGTCGTCGCATTCCACCGTCCGGCCGGCGAGATCACTCACCCGgctgccgccaccggcgccggcgctggcggcggctaCGACATGGCGCAGATGGAGGAGGCAACGGTCGAGAAACTGACGTTTGCCAGCCTAGCTGGTGCAGAAACTGCAAAGGCAACGGTCGACAAATTACGCGTAGCACGAATCTCAAAGCGGGATCGTACGACCGCGCGCTAACCTAGCTCTAGCTGGCCTCACCACTGACACTCTGACAGTAACAGCTCCCTCTCCTCGCTTTCCATGTCGGCTTTAAATTAAATGGCCCTGAGCTCCATTGATCCCCATTCCCCGAATCCCTAGCCACCCatctcgccgcgcgccgccaccaccgccgtcagCCGCTGCTAACTAGGTCGGATCGATCTCGATGGCAGCGCCCGTGCTGGTCGTGGTTCGCCTgaacgcggcggcggtcgaCCCGGCGACGGTTGTATACCTCCGCGACCTCGTCGGGGCTCTCAATGGGAAGACTTTCCAGCTCGCCTGCGACAGccagatcgccgccgccgctgctgccgacaACGACGCCGGCATGTTCCGCCTCCGCCCGGAGCCGTCCCTGCTCGCCGGCGTCCCCGACAACGTCGCCTCCGCCATCAACGCGCTGGAGAAGCTCCTCCGCAAGGGGAGCCCTGCGCTGGCGGCGTACGAGCGCCACGCGACCTTCCTGAGGCGCGCGCGGCAGGAGgaggccgtcggcgccgccctggCCGACGTGGTCGCCGTCAACAACCTCATCAACGACCTCCAGGACGCCCTGGATGCCAGGAGGGTCCAGCTGGTGGTCGCGCAGAGCACCAAGTCGCAGATCTTTGCCGagatcaccgccgccgctcgctcgccAGCGGTGATCACCGAGGAGAGCCGCTCATGGGCCGCCGCTGAGCTGGCGGCGCTGCTCCCGAGACTGAGACAGGCGCAGGAGAGGGAGACGGAGGtggagatggcgatggcgaggaTGATGCCGTCTTTCCTCGTGATGTTCTGGCACCTCGAGATCGCCAAGGCCCGAGCGGAAgccgccgacgcggcgctcGATGCCATCCCCGAAATGCCCAGCAACTGGATGGATGACTTTCAGGTCGTCCGTGACGGGGCAATGCGTTTCGAAGAGAGTGTGGACGTGCTTCGCGAGTACATGGCGTAGCCAGGCCGGATCTAGATTAAATTGTATCGCTGCTCGTTTGTCGATTTTTTGCCGCTATAGTTATCTTGAGTTTGATAAATGTGTGAAACAAAATTCGTGGATGAATAATAATAGTTGTCTCTTCAAAAATAAGCCATTTCTAGTACACAAAGAAGAGAACGAAGTTTCAACTGCAAGATCAAAACTGATTAGATCATCATAGGTGGTACGTCTAAACTGATTTTGAAATGATTTAATTTTACAAGTTCGGATGGTGAGAGATATAATATTGGCAACCTTTTATACACCCTCTACTTAATTAGCAAATACTACTGAAGAACTGATCTTTACTCGAATAGCAAAAATCACATTTGTCCCGATTCGAATAGGAATCAAGACTAAAGAATATTTTTTAGCCCTGGGTCAAACACCCAACGGTACTTTATGTTCTTTAGTCCCgagactaaagattatttttagccACGGTTCAATAGTTGACAGGTCGTATTAGGCCCAACTATCTCTAGTACCGATGGGTAGCATTAACCTATAGTagagatatctttagtcccggttggtgttaccaacccgGACTAAAGATGACTCCACAGTTAGTTTAATAAAAAACATCTCTATTCTAAGTTAGATGTGTGTATGTAGTATGTGGGATGGTAATGCACGTGAGAGCCAAGGTAACAGAtctagtacttttttttttgagttcgAATCCCACATCCTACACATTTTCTTGTGTTGGTACGCATCTTTAATCCTAAATTGAGAGCCCCGGTTACACAACCGGGACTACTAAGGGTTTCCAACCAGGGCTAAAAATCACTTCCCCATCTATGAGATGAGACTATAATCATGTGTGGATGAAATAATGATTAATTAATACCTACTAGTAGATACATGGACACCTAACGGAAAACGGTGTTACAATatcattttgaaacggagggagtatcatattTCTTTCACACATGTCACCGTGTGTCGAGTATCTAAAATACGTCGTTGTCACTAGCGCATGCTCTCAGTCATTAAAATGGCCATCCCATTAATAATCTAGGTTTACTCACACATACATATATCGATCAGATCAGTCCAAACATCGTGCAGAATACCGATAGTATGAATTGAACATCACCATATATAATCCCGTTAGTTTCCTACACATGAATATCAGTATGCTTTGTTTCTGAGGTTCTTGTCCTCATTTCAGAAAATGGAACCTGTTGCCTTATCTTGTACTCCGTACACCTTAATACCTTATACGATGGATAGTGCTCTAGTACTAAATAGTACATGTTATCTTAATAGATCCAATACTACCATTGAACTTCTCCACAACGTAGTTAAGAACATAACACTAGCAGAAAAATGATTTCGGCGGGTGTCCTTCCTCTTAATTTCACACCCTACTATGAAAAAGCCAATCACCATGCGGCCAATAAATAGATTTTAGCAGGTGTCCAACCATGTCACCTGCGGCTCTTTAAAAATATAGTATTTTCAAAGGAGGGTAGCTAGCCGactgcctgcgaaaatcaattttcataggTGAGGCTCCTAAGGCAGCCAcctgcaaaaatcgattttcacaattactttttgtcaaaaaaatagATGGGGCGTGGGGGTTGAGGATGTGACCGGCATCCAATAGTTTGTCTTTTGAGGAGGAAGTGACTGTATTCCTCGCGAAAATCGATGGTAGTGGATGCCATTGAAAACTTGAAGTAATTGCTAAAGGAAGACGAAATGACAATACCGCCGTGAGCATTTAAGAGTGCACGACCTAAAAAATGTTGTCTACATGGGTGGTCATCGTCATACGACTGTCCGCgtaaatatatacatattttcTAGGTGGCGGTACAAGGCAACCATCTACGCATGTCTTATTATTATGGGCGACCACTTAGGGCTGCTGTCCAAATAAATTGAAATGATTCTTTTGAGCCAGTTAGCAGCCGCCATTTGCATTCTTATCTGCTGTTTGGTTCATAGCCACACTTTGTCATCACTTGCCAACAAAAATAGCTACACTTTGCCAAAGGGAAGATGATCAAATTCTTAGCCACTACAGCTTACTAAGCCTAAGGAAATCTTGCCTCACTTTTTTAGTCATTAACATGTGGGACCCAATTTGTTCGAAGAGAATCTTGCCACACTGTGGCTACAACCAAACACCCACCAAGCTTATTAAATTTGCCTAACCTTAGACGTGGCAAACTGTGGCTTGCAAGCAAACACCTACCAAGCATGAACGCGTCTACACAAAATCATTTATCTACTAGTGGTTCATGCTCTGTGACTGTGTTAGTCATGGCAATGTCCTAATCTCTATCTGTTTCTAATTACTACAAGAATACGGGATTTTGTCAAGTTTACACATTTTCTTAGCAGTCAAAACTAACCGCCAAGTATACACATTTTTTTGTTGAGGGTTATGTACGACCGCCAAGGTATATGAAGCTTTTCTTGTGAGTTGCCCTAATCGACGAGTAAAACTCTATTTTTATTGGCGGTTGTAAGCAAAACCTCCAAGGAAAGTAAGAAATGAACGGAATTTTCTTGTCGGTCGATCTGACCGCCAATAAACGTTTTATTGACGGTTAGCGAGCATGAAATTTGAATTTCCACTTGCCCTCTATACTTGATGGTTATTTCTTGACGGTTGGCCGACAAGATATAAAACCTTTGGTAGTTTTTATTCTATCCTTGGCATTTTTGGCCACCAAGAATTCCCGATTCTTGTAACGACAGGGACCCACTGTAcaattaattatatttggaGGGTAATAAACATCGAACTAGTTAATTTGGTGTTAACTGTCTATTAATTAAAAATCATAAACTAAAACAATATAATCACTCGAGTCTCTCTACGCCATGAAGGCCCCAAGAGTCCAAGATAGAAGGGTTCAAAGGCGTTGCTGCATGTGCCCGAGGATGTACCGTTCAGTCCTCTGATCAAGGCTAAGAACGTGCCCTCGACCATTTTATTTGTTCGATGAATGAATAAATGTTtatgtatatacatgtgtaGATTTCTTTTATTCCTTTCATCTTATGcgtattttttttacttccttTCTCCCACGGTAGAAGGGATTATACCtactttttcttaaaaaaaagctaaGTAGCAAAAGTGCATATCATTTTACAAAGACTGATAGGCAAGAAAATAAAGTAGCATTATAAGATAATAGGTGGGGGAATAAGGTGGGTAGGTAAGGAAGAAAATAATATAAAGGTTGGTAAGTAGAATATAAAGGATTATCTCGGgttccaaaatcccttatatttttacggaaaaactaaaaaacaaaatatcttatattatgagagACGGAGGAAATATTCATGCACTCTTCTATGTAAAGAGGAACGGaaaaaatactattcatatatTGTCAGGGAGTAAACtagtttttctgaaaaaaatggaaaactACTTAATATAAATAGACTTGTTCGTAGAAGATCACTAACTAGATAGATGAgttgtttgtaaaaaaaaaaattaaccgaTTGATGTCTGGGAGGTGAATTTCCCATATGGGATATATGCAACAGGTAGTAAATCTTTTACTGTGTGTATGCAGCCAATATATAACTTGTAGTAAATATTTTACTAGTGTGCTGAGAGTGGGATTGTAGGAACGTGGACAACTGGGTAGTgggggaagagggaaacggaaaacaagaaaaacaagGAGAGAGAGCAAAAACCAGAAAACCAACAAAGGGGGAGGAGCAGTACTCATTAAGACTTGTTTGTTAGCTAGGGGCTCTAGCTGTTTGGCAGACTGGAGCTGTAGTCCAAACAAATAGTTTAGCTACATCTAAAAAGAAAGTGGAGTGGACTAAGTGAAACGGGGTTAATTAGGGTCTCTCTAAAATTTCACTCCATGTTCTATTCCTGGATACTCCTGGAGTGGGATTGACGAGTTGAAGCTTTATCAAAACAGGGTCTAAGTAGTATAATCAATATATCtatttctattatatactaaaagtccattaaacttcctgcAAACGtcctcaagccgccacgtgagactcttacaaacgctcctaagccgccacatggCATTCTAATAAACCGGTGGACCCAATAtttctaaaataataataaatcgcTAGACCTACTATTTTcaactattatatttatctttaaaaaaaaaaatcccacaaCCCACCTCTTCTCCCATAGGCCCACCCTCTTAGACgtgcgtacgtacgtatacataCATACTCTAAATAGTCGTCGtcacgaggcggcggtggcagcaccGCACGGCGCGGGTCAGAGGGTAGGGACGAGCGCGGACACGACGAGGCCGAGCATGCCGAGCTGGGACAGAacaccgccggcggcgatggtccagaggcggccggcgaaggAATCAGCCGTGCCGGTGAAGTTGGTGATGAGGTTCGAGGCCTCCACCAGCGGTAGGTCCAGCTGCTGTGTCAGGTACGTGATCATGTTCGTGTTGAAGCCGGCCGTGGCGAACCTATCACACACATCGTTCGCTACATTGGCAGAGTAGTGtgtattttttattatacttgaaattttatatatgtaaatcATAGATACATAGATTTATCTAGATTAATATGTCCAACATCCATGATTACGTGATGAGGTAAGATGAATAATCTGGTTAGTTGGACTGTGCACAATATGCTAGGTTATCTAAATATCCAATGGTTAGAAATGATGGACTACCGAATTAAGTAAAAATTGAGAgtcatatattttgttttttctcgtaacttctactatttttttttctaatttgtaTCCTATACTGTACACATATTTATAATTTCCTATGAGGAATTATCCATAGCTATGACCGATTGATGTATGCCATCAAATaataaagttattatattttttttctacataaaTCAGTAGaaccattaattatatatggttgTATATGTAACGTCTTTTATAACTTAGGCCATATTTGGTTAATGGGGCTAATCCATTAGTCCTTCCATTTTAGTCCCTAAGAATCCAAACAGGGTGACTAAAAGTGTATATTGGAACTAAAATCCATTAATCCCTCTTAAAGATACTTATAGGGACTAGAGTGACAGCCACTTTCTTCTTTCTCGCTTAGAGCACATGCCTTTAGTCTTTTTTAAGTCCTTGGATCCAAACAGCAGTGGACTAAACTTTTTAGTCTAAGAACTAAATGATCCCAATAGGCCTAAGTTTTTTCTCTTTCCATATGAAACTTCAAGAGTCATGTCTTAGGTACCATAAGTTACCAACCCCAATCTTCAATaggtaattttataaataaaaattaaattcattTTGTAATGCTGATGAAGAAAACTCATGAAAAACAATCACAGTTTTGAAACATTGCAAATATTATTTCGCTGGTATACCGTCGCTATAAGTTTCTCAAATTCATCCTACGTACGGTACATGctcgcgcgaatgcgcgggctacctccCTAGTTGATTAAATACTCCTATGATAGAATTGGCATTACTCAGAAGGCTGAACGTACTACATATAATTATCACAAAGAAATGCTTAGCAACAAATGTGTTCAGCCATGCTAGCCATTTTAACTTGTACATGAAAACAATCATGGAAAATAAATGCCTTGGTGAGAATCATAGGCACAACCCTGTAAAATCAAGTCGAAAAACCTTTACATATTCCCATCACATGGAGTGCATCACAGATTTCAATTTCAAGAACTAATGCTAAGGAGCTCGGGAATTGCAAACAGGATACCTGTATAATTCCTAAACAAAAAACTTGCAGAACACATATCTAattggacgtgactacacagcaAGTGGTAGCTaccagctaccactccatctataaGAGGCACTATCCACCTATATTTCatatacaattttctcttaaactactcatccgatctacgatccgattataccgttgtgttcgtaataactaaatctttataacaagatctcacatgattatattttgatgaaaaataataaattactttcataatatatcttaattacttttagatttcactaaattacttcttagacatataaaagtaattcaataaagcctaaaagtaatttacatatattatagaagtaacttataacaaaaataaagtaattttaattaatatattttttcattggacgtgactacacagctagtggtagctagtTTGTATTCCATATAGTATCTCCTTTCAACTTGAACCATGCaaaagttacttccaattaacattgaagttacttttaaaaattgttaaacttacGTGTGTTGAtctgtgctgattaaatttaatttctagataaagtcatatttttatccctacaacgaatttacttctaatatcgtgacaaagttacttacgttttgttttaagttacttttataatatatgtaaattacttttagactttattgaatttacttttatatgtctaagaagtaatttagtgaaatctagaagtaacttatatatatataataaaagtaacttacgtatataataaaagtaatttacaaatataaatatttttttcatcgtaatataatcatgtaagatcttgttgtgaagatttaattgtaatgaatacaatggtgtgatcggattgtagatcggataaataatttgaaagaaaactttGTTTGAAGAGAAAAATGACATGGAAGAGAAAAACTGTAGCCTTTCTCTTTGTGACTCTCTTTGAAGCAGGAATTGCGTGTGCGTGTGGTTGGAGATCGGACGGCTCTGCCAGCGTCGCGCGATAGCGCTAAAACGAGAGGCCTCTCGAATTAGATTTTACGTATCTAATTTCATATCAGAAACGCTTGTAAGACACTTATAAAACACTGAAAATAAAAATGCGCCAATATcggttggaagaaaaaaaaatcatattacaAACCATGGAATGTAATATCCATCGCACATTTGTCTATGCACCACATCGTTCATAATTTATTTAGCACATAAGTATAGCCTCTTAACGCGGCTATATACAGTTGTTTTGTATCAATCACAGCAGCGCAtaattatcatcatcatcatcatcggcaCTAATTAAACTAGCGAGCTGAAGCTACGAACTGGCGGAGCACGCGAAGGCAGTCGAGGAATCGCTTCTGCGCTCGGAACAGCACGCCGACGTCCTCCGCGAGGCCGGGCAGCTCGGGCCCCATGGCCTCCAGCTTCGCCTCTTCCTCCTCAGCCTCCTCCACGGCGAGCACCAGCCGCTCCAGCAGCCCGGCCAGCGACGCGCGCAGCCcgtccacggccgccgccgccgcggcctcctcctcctgcgccCGGTTCATCCGCTCCAGCACCGACACCACGGCGCCGGTCACCTCCTccgcgctccccgccgccgccgacgccgtcgttgtcagggcggcgaggcgggcgcggagggcgcggaggcgggggagcttggcggcgatggcgcggcggtgggcgtCGACGGCCGCGCCGGTGtccgcgacggcggccgcggtggcggcgaccacGTTCTGCTGCTcgaggcggcggttgcgggcgtccTGGCGCGCGTAGGCGGCGAGCGTGGGGCTCCCCTTCCAGAGGAGGTCCTCGACTCcgtcgagcgcgcgcgcgacggcggcggggacctCGGAGGGCTCCGGGCGGCGGTGGAACAGGTCGCCGTCGTTGAACTCGTCGGCCTGGTCGGAGCACGCGTCCTCGAACGCCGTGTCCTCCAGCTCCTCCACCAGGTGCCGGATGTACGCCAGCGCCGCCGGCTCGACCCCCGcagccgccgatgccgccgtcgtcgaaTCCCTCCCCATCGATCCTGGAGAAGACGTACGAGATCCACACCACAGCACAAGAAATGAAATCACCGTGGACGATTTATCGTATGTGAAGCTTGTCTATAAGCTTTGGAAGTAGAGGTACGTACCTACCTTGAGCgcagccggcgacgaggtcgggaagcggccggcggtgatgcagacggtggcggcggcggcggtcgggaggGGATCGATtgggtggctagggtttgggtgggaATGGGGAAGGGGATCAAGAGGGGGTTTTGTGTGGAAATTGGAAAGAAGAAGCAAATTAAAGCGTGAGCAAAGCAAagctaattctttttttttgtctcgtTCTGTTCTGCATTTCTGCTAAGCTAATTCCTTCCGTTTTCCATGGCTGCAGGCAATGGCGTATGTATGCAGTGTTGCCGGTGTTCTCAGTCGgttgcggcggcgatggccggccggcggcgattGTTCCCGTTTTGCATTTGGTGGTAAGCTCGCTGCCGGCCGGCCGTGTTTCAATTTGGTTGACAAGTCtgatcatcagttcatcaccacTTTGCTTTGTGCCCTCAATATCCCAACACAATAATCGATCGTATGTGATATGATTTTTATTGGTATATATGCAAGAATTTAAAATGATTAGGGTCGTCTAGCTAGTCGACCCAGTGCAAGGTTTCTTCCCTGGTTTTCTTTTATATTTCAGACAAGATTTTCTTTAGTGAAAAATCGGAACAATTAAAAGTTCATAAGAAGAAAAGTAAAGGTACGTACTAACATATTAAAACAATTGCCTTTCGGCACCACCAAATTAAGTAAGGATTTTGCTATCAGCAACCCTCACAAATCCATGCCAGATAGATGCTGGAATGAATTCGATCCACTTCATTGAGAAGAATCATTATGTATGTTTTCCTTGCATTCTTAAGTTCGTTGATGTAAACAATTTAAACACGTGCATTGCAGATGCATCATCCCTACCAAAGAACACATGAAGTTTCAGTCTCCATTGATAATTTTGCTCCATTCATGTGCCTGCCACTGCCATGGTAACACGAATGCAAGCGTTCATCCTCCCATCAACTTGATCTTGATAGATGGATGcaccactagtacagatcctctcatctgtgacggcccatcACATGCCCGGACAACGTGGGCCGTCAGaacgaagtcatctcaatcgggcctaaatttTTGCCGTTGTAGATGTACTTGTCGGGGTGCATATTCctatagcccgtcaccgatgacactcatctatgacgggctcgaagttaggcccgattgagatgacctcCACTATCTCAATCAAGCCCAAATactgagcccgtcacagatgagtgtcaTCGTTGACGGGCTCCAAagaaggcccgattgagatggcctTAATTCCCATCACCGATGACTCTTATAGGTGTCGGGCTTCTATTTGTGCCCGTTAGAGATTAGTGTGCGCCCGTTAGagatgacattttttttggcCTGATTGAGATATACTTTGCACACTATATATACTCGAGCAGTTCGTTGTCTGTAGTTTATCCCACtattcactattttggtgggaggttgAAGGGGGagaattttttaatttttttgcaaacaaaaacaggaaaatcataaaagtaagtAAAAGGGTACTAAACATTTCCTATTAATTTAGTAGTACTTATGTTATGAGATGTTAACTAATATTTTGTTCATTGTTCAGCGATGGATTGAAGTTGGATGTACACGACTAGCTTGAGGCGTCAGTACAAGGAGTATAGAGATGGCGTATTAAGTTTTATGAAAGCCGCAGAGGAGGATAGGATAAGAAGAAACGACAagtacatgtgttgtccatgtagCGATTGCAGGAATGAGATTTTGTGGGAAGATGAAAAGGAAGTACACGCTCACTTGATACGCCGGGGATTCATGGAGAGATACACATGTTGGGTGatgcatggagagcaagatctAGGTACTGATGGTGCAGCTGCAGACGGAAGTGGTG
This genomic window from Oryza sativa Japonica Group chromosome 12, ASM3414082v1 contains:
- the LOC136354722 gene encoding basal body protein 10-like; the encoded protein is MGRDSTTAASAAAGVEPAALAYIRHLVEELEDTAFEDACSDQADEFNDGDLFHRRPEPSEVPAAVARALDGVEDLLWKGSPTLAAYARQDARNRRLEQQNVVAATAAAVADTGAAVDAHRRAIAAKLPRLRALRARLAALTTTASAAAGSAEEVTGAVVSVLERMNRAQEEEAAAAAAVDGLRASLAGLLERLVLAVEEAEEEEAKLEAMGPELPGLAEDVGVLFRAQKRFLDCLRVLRQFVASAR